TACCGCTGCTACCGAGAAGAGCATCCATGATTTCACTATCAAGGTCGAATCTTGATATCTCCTTTGTGTTCTGGGCTGTTTATTTCTTATTGGGATATATATAAATTCGATTTTTGGTGGGAACGTATCATCAGATGCTTTAGGGTTGCTTTCTATGGAAATCGTATGGGAGTTGATTTAAATCGATTAAAATTCGAGAAGTGAGATGTGATGTAGGGTTTGAAGGGGAGGCAACCTAAGTTTCTGCGGACTTAGGCTGGCTGGTTGACAGATAGCTCTGCTAATTGGGAAGGTTCAGTCTCAAAAACAAGAATAATTTGCAAACTTTTATACCCTGAAGTACTTTTTCCAAATTACCAATAAAAATAGGAAGCGAATGATGGTTTGGTGATGCGAGTTTTTCATGTCATAGAATTGGGTCTCGTGAAACATGGAGTTTCATTTGTATACATGCAGCTAGGATTGTTTTATAACTAAGGGAAATAAGTGTGTTTAATTAATGTTAACCAAGAGAGCCAATATTGGATCGTGTGGACTGAATCTAAGCTATACTTAGGGGAACATGAGTGTAGACTACCCCAGGTATGCTTGACAATTAACTTGCTTTTACTGAGGCTAGAGTATTTTGGTGCAGGATATTGATCGGAAGGATGTTTCTCTGAGCAAATTCAAGGGGAAAGTGCTATTGATTGTGAATGTTGCTTCCAAATGGTAACATTTGTTCTCTCTAAAAGGCACATTAGATACTTAATCTTTTTAGATCTTGTATTTCACAGGAGTCTTTGGGAGCTCTGagttctaatttttatatttcacTCCTAACCAAAGATTTGATTGTGAATGTTCAGTGGGTTGACGTCATCAAATTACACTGAACTCTCTCACATCTATGAGAAGTACAAAACACAAGGTATAATAGAAGAAAATTCtgattctctttttccttttataTTTGGAATCATGATTTGAATCAATTGATGTGAGTTTGCAAAAACTTTTGAGAACTATACGTCTATACCTTTTGTGCTGTTAAGAATCAGCATAAAAATTCTAAGCTTTCATTTCATTTGTTTTTTCTTATAGGATGAAATTGGAAATAAAGATCTCTATAAAAAGTTTAATACCAACTAACTTGCAATTTTGGTTGTGCTGTTTATTTTTctgtggcctctctctctcttttttttctttttcttttgtgtttcGTTTTTGGGGAGGGGGGTGGGTGGGGGGTTGGGTGGGGAGGGTGTGGGAGTGCTGAGGGAAGCATGGAATTCAAGATCTCTTTCTGAGAAATCTTAGTCATGAAAAATCTGAAGTCTGAAATGAGgaacttaaaaattataaaattcttGCTAGTAATAATTTAACTCTCAGTGAACTTTCTAAATACATTGATCCCGACCATTCAAAAACTGTTGCAAAAACTGTTACTTCTTTATTACCTGAGCACAGAACATACGGAATTATGCTTCAATTACAGAATTCTCATTATATTCTTTTGGTTTTCTTCAATACCCTGTGCATAGGACTTTCGGAATAATGCTTAAATTATGAGATTTATTTATCAGTTATAACATGTTTTTGCATTTTTTAAAtctgtattttttaattttcttgtcACCATTAATTTTTCTTCTGTGTATCAGCTTGTATATTAGTTGCTAGTAGAATACTTCAACATTTATAACATACATGCCACAAATATTGACGGATCTTTCACACCTGTGCAGAACAAACTGGATCAGTTACCAAATTGTTATATTATTAGTAAATTATATCATTATTCCTTAATCCTGGTTACAGCTTGCTTGCATCTTGAATTCAAAACCTATACCAAACACACTTCCAGGTCTAGATCGAATTGATATCTTAATATGTGTGCTTGACAGTGCCTTTTTTTGTCTCATCTGGAGGTTCCATAACAAGACAAGCATCTAATGAAACATCCCTTATGATCTCTTTGATTCATCTTAGTTATATTGTGCATACTAGGTGTGAATATCTATATTCTATTTTGTAAGATGTGGATATTAAGCTCTTCACTTTGTGTTCATTCTGACCCCTTTAACAAAACCAAGAGGTCTCACCACCTCTCCAGCTTATACCCAAACTCACAAGCAAACAGGAGAATATTTAGTCCATATTGCAGCACCTCTGATGGACTTCAAAATTGCTCATAAAGAGATGGTTACAGAAGGTCCATCTGAAAACTGAAATTGAGTAGTTGAACTGATTGCTGCAGGTCTTTGAGTGCTAGTGCATGTTAAATGTGActttattactgctttgctttcCTAACTGTTTGTAAGATTTACATTGTAGGATTTGAGATTTTGGCTTTTCCCTGCAATCAGTTTGGGGGACAAGAACCTGGATCTAATTCAGAAATAAAGCAGTTTGCTTGTACGAGGTACAAAGCAGAATTCCCCATTTTTGATAAGGTATGTCAAATATCCACCAATCTGCAACACCTCCCGCATAAACCAACAGATGCATGTATTGCTGATGTTTTCTAACTACTTTTCACCTGACAGGTTGATGTTAATGGACCAAACACTGCTCCAGTTTATCAGTTTCTTAAGTCTAGCGCCGGAGGATTTTTGGGTGATCTTATAAAGTGGAATTTTGAGAAGTTCTTGATTGACAAAAATGGTAAGGTTGTGGAGAGATACCCACCTACAACTTCGCCTTTCCAGATTGAGGTATGTGGTGCAGACTAAGAACACAATCACGGATAGATGCTGCTTATGGCTCAGGCCATTTGACATTTTATAGCATTGTGGCCGTGTATATATTACTTGATTGATCATGAAGATGTTAGAAACCTCAACAGTATGATAACATCAAATCAGAACAAACAGACATCAAAatggatctaaattttaatgataCCCTGGAACATGTTAAcagtactctctctctctctctctctctctctctctctctatctatatatatatatatatatatatatatagtttgtatgcatgcatgcatttcCATATATAACTGATGTCTCTTCCCTTTTATTGCATTTAGTGGTAACTTTATACTTGAACATCTTGAGAGTCATTTTCTTTGAAATGTAATAATTTTCTTCCAAATACCCCGAGTAATAATAAGACTTCACTGCTAGAAATCCTTGTGGCAACTTATGCCATGCCAATGCGAGATAGTAGGGATAGTAGGGATCCTCCCTCCTGCTCATTCTATTTGTTTACGGTATAGATTTGCTCTAATTATTCTGCAGCAACATGAGGTTCTAGTTGTTATTTGTTGTTTGACCGGAACAGTCCCACCAAAGCAGAAAAAAACAATTGCCAAGATGTACTCAATAGATCTTGCAAACTTGCAATGATGCATACAAAGATAGGTTCTTTGAATTTTAGTTTATTTTGacctctttttttttgggggggggtgtTGTTGGCGCAATAAGGGAGGAACACATAA
Above is a genomic segment from Elaeis guineensis isolate ETL-2024a chromosome 1, EG11, whole genome shotgun sequence containing:
- the LOC105032315 gene encoding probable phospholipid hydroperoxide glutathione peroxidase; translated protein: MSSMAAASAVVSVTSASRYGFARVGRTNAPAPAFLHLSSKFPLGFPKSPFRDLTRSSVFQKNPGFVAKPLRTPGVAYATAATEKSIHDFTIKDIDRKDVSLSKFKGKVLLIVNVASKCGLTSSNYTELSHIYEKYKTQGFEILAFPCNQFGGQEPGSNSEIKQFACTRYKAEFPIFDKVDVNGPNTAPVYQFLKSSAGGFLGDLIKWNFEKFLIDKNGKVVERYPPTTSPFQIERDIRKLLAA